The Congregibacter litoralis KT71 genome contains a region encoding:
- a CDS encoding urate hydroxylase PuuD, translating to MVVEFIIRWFHVLAGLVWIGMLYYFNFVQTEYFKEAEATAKADAMKKLAPRALKWFRYGALVTFLTGLGLLHFVNAFANTGVSALILMGALAGTFMFLNVWLVIWPKQQIVLGMKEGDGPAAAAKAGLASRTNTLFSGPMLFGMLGSQHLSQMIPVSTTGFAAACGLIVLLQLNALFGRMGPMASVVGVVHLSIALTGVIWALMAYL from the coding sequence ATGGTTGTAGAATTTATTATTCGTTGGTTTCACGTGCTCGCCGGTCTTGTCTGGATTGGCATGCTGTACTACTTCAATTTCGTACAAACGGAGTACTTCAAGGAAGCGGAGGCCACGGCCAAAGCGGACGCCATGAAGAAGCTGGCGCCCCGCGCCCTTAAATGGTTCCGCTACGGGGCGTTGGTGACGTTTCTTACGGGGCTGGGGCTTCTGCACTTCGTGAATGCCTTTGCCAATACCGGCGTCAGTGCACTGATTCTCATGGGGGCGTTGGCCGGCACCTTTATGTTCCTCAACGTATGGCTGGTGATCTGGCCTAAACAGCAGATTGTTCTTGGTATGAAGGAAGGCGATGGGCCCGCAGCGGCAGCAAAGGCCGGCCTGGCATCCCGCACCAATACGCTTTTTTCCGGACCTATGCTGTTTGGCATGTTGGGTTCCCAGCATCTCTCGCAGATGATTCCCGTAAGCACCACGGGCTTTGCGGCGGCCTGCGGGCTGATTGTGCTCCTGCAGCTTAATGCGCTATTCGGACGTATGGGGCCTATGGCCAGTGTGGTGGGAGTCGTGCATCTCAGTATCGCGCTTACGGGTGTTATCTGGGCGCTCATGGCCTACCTGTAA
- the murJ gene encoding murein biosynthesis integral membrane protein MurJ, protein MNPDVTAKSPPGLLRSSAVVGTMTMLSRVLGLARDVILAAVIGASANADAFFIAFKIPNFLRRLFAEGAFAQAFVPVLAECRENGGQAAVRALVDRVAGVLGGVLFVLTTLTLLAAPLVAGVFAPGYIAQPQKFALTADLIRIAFPYLMLISLTGMCGAILNSYGRFAVPAFTPVLLNLSLIGAALLAAPHFSEPAFALAWGVLFAGLIQLLFQLPFLYRLDLVPRPRWEPRHPGVRQVMTLMIPALFGVSVSQLNLLFDTVLASFLPTGSVSWLYYSDRLTELPLGVFAIAVATVIMPTLSAQKSAAREDDYARTLDWAVRSVLLVGVPASLALLILAEPILISLFHYGALSERDIAMSALSLRAYSLGLCAFMLIKVLAPGFYARQDMVTPVRIGIRAMVANMVMNLVFVVPLMFYCGIGHVGLALATSLSAFLNAGLLWRGLRREGVYRFDPQWRRYLFRLFFACVGMVLVLIYVTPHETLWLDWTWMQRGLRILGVCGVGALSYLLLLWLAGMRPADVRAPSFSTLKSDGDRGGSA, encoded by the coding sequence ATGAACCCGGACGTGACTGCCAAGAGCCCTCCCGGTTTACTGCGCTCCAGCGCGGTCGTGGGTACCATGACTATGTTGTCGAGGGTGCTGGGACTTGCGAGAGATGTCATCCTCGCCGCGGTTATCGGTGCCAGCGCGAACGCCGACGCGTTTTTCATCGCCTTTAAAATCCCCAATTTTCTCCGGCGCTTGTTTGCCGAAGGGGCCTTTGCCCAGGCTTTTGTACCCGTGCTTGCAGAGTGCCGTGAGAACGGCGGCCAGGCGGCGGTAAGAGCTCTGGTCGACCGGGTGGCAGGGGTCCTTGGCGGCGTGCTGTTTGTGCTGACGACGCTCACTCTTCTCGCGGCGCCGTTGGTCGCCGGCGTGTTTGCCCCCGGGTACATCGCACAGCCGCAAAAATTTGCCCTCACCGCGGACTTGATTCGAATCGCTTTCCCGTACCTCATGCTGATCTCTCTGACGGGGATGTGTGGCGCGATTCTCAATAGCTATGGTCGCTTTGCGGTGCCGGCTTTTACGCCGGTGCTGTTGAACCTCTCCCTGATAGGGGCCGCGTTGCTGGCGGCGCCTCACTTCTCCGAGCCGGCCTTTGCCCTGGCCTGGGGGGTGTTGTTTGCGGGGCTCATACAATTGCTGTTCCAGCTGCCTTTTCTCTATCGGCTGGACCTGGTGCCCAGGCCGCGCTGGGAGCCCCGCCACCCGGGGGTCCGGCAGGTGATGACGCTGATGATTCCGGCGCTTTTCGGGGTGTCCGTCAGTCAGCTGAACCTGCTGTTTGATACGGTGCTGGCTTCCTTTTTACCCACAGGCAGTGTCTCCTGGCTTTACTACTCAGACCGCCTCACGGAGCTGCCCCTCGGTGTTTTTGCGATTGCGGTGGCGACGGTCATTATGCCCACGCTCTCAGCGCAAAAATCTGCCGCGAGGGAAGACGACTACGCCCGAACCCTGGACTGGGCGGTGCGCTCGGTGCTGCTGGTGGGTGTTCCTGCGTCCCTGGCGCTTCTTATACTGGCGGAGCCTATTCTCATCAGCCTGTTCCACTACGGAGCCCTGAGTGAGCGCGATATAGCTATGTCGGCGTTAAGTCTCCGCGCCTATAGTCTGGGACTGTGCGCCTTTATGCTGATCAAAGTACTGGCGCCCGGGTTCTATGCCCGTCAGGACATGGTGACGCCCGTGCGCATCGGCATTCGCGCCATGGTCGCCAACATGGTGATGAATCTCGTCTTTGTCGTGCCCCTGATGTTTTATTGTGGTATCGGTCATGTGGGTCTTGCCCTCGCCACCAGTCTCAGCGCGTTTCTCAATGCCGGTCTTCTGTGGCGGGGCCTGCGACGTGAGGGTGTTTATCGCTTTGATCCGCAGTGGCGTCGATACCTCTTCCGGCTCTTTTTTGCCTGTGTAGGCATGGTTCTGGTCCTGATTTACGTGACGCCCCATGAGACATTGTGGCTGGACTGGACCTGGATGCAGCGAGGGCTGCGTATCCTGGGGGTCTGCGGCGTGGGCGCCCTGTCGTATCTGTTGCTTCTCTGGCTGGCAGGCATGCGTCCGGCGGACGTAAGGGCGCCCTCGTTTTCGACCCTTAAATCAGACGGGGATCGCGGCGGCTCTGCATAG
- a CDS encoding NUDIX domain-containing protein: MSFSLRFGRADVRTLTDQRVFDGYFAVQKITVEHRSFSGGWCEPVTREVFERGDAVGVLPYDPDTDSLILIEQFRAGSLRDAQSPWMLELIAGIVDPGESDESVARREGREEAGCEFGDLVPIASYYPSAGACSEHVRLFCGRVLDAAVGQVRGLALEGEDILVHRVSRRDALALLAEDRINNGHTLVALQWFALHGERLKQTWNSDATPTP; the protein is encoded by the coding sequence GTGAGTTTTTCTCTGCGCTTCGGTCGCGCGGATGTGCGAACGCTCACAGACCAGCGGGTATTCGACGGCTATTTCGCGGTGCAGAAAATCACCGTTGAGCACCGGAGCTTCAGTGGTGGCTGGTGCGAGCCGGTCACGCGGGAGGTGTTCGAGCGCGGAGATGCCGTGGGCGTCCTGCCCTATGATCCCGACACGGACTCCCTGATTCTCATAGAGCAGTTTCGCGCGGGCAGTCTGCGCGATGCGCAGAGCCCATGGATGCTGGAGCTTATTGCCGGCATCGTCGATCCCGGCGAAAGCGATGAGTCCGTCGCCCGTCGAGAGGGCAGGGAAGAAGCCGGTTGTGAGTTCGGCGATCTGGTGCCCATAGCTTCTTATTATCCCAGCGCCGGTGCCTGCAGCGAGCATGTGCGGCTTTTTTGCGGGCGGGTGCTTGATGCGGCCGTGGGACAGGTGCGTGGTTTGGCGCTCGAAGGGGAGGATATTCTGGTGCACCGGGTTTCCCGGCGTGACGCCCTGGCATTACTCGCCGAAGATCGGATCAATAACGGACACACGCTGGTGGCCCTGCAATGGTTCGCTCTCCATGGCGAGCGCCTTAAGCAGACCTGGAATAGCGACGCCACGCCGACCCCATGA
- a CDS encoding aspartate carbamoyltransferase: MQFAGSHILSVGQFERSDVEAVFEVADAMQPYARRRKVTRVLEGAILGSMFFEPSTRTRVSFGSAFNLLGGEVRETTGIENSAIAKGESLYDTARVLSGYSDVVAMRHPEVGSVAEFAAASRVPVINGGDGSNEHPTQALLDLYTIRSELSAQGRGIDALRIAMVGDLRFGRTVHSLCKLLCLFDGVSVTLVSPDELRMPAEIVEALREAGHSVLESDAMEEGITHVDIVYSTRLQEERFASPEEANLYRGRFRLNQQIYTRHCDPNTVIMHPLPRDSREAARELDDDLNENPNLAIFRQTDNGVLVRMALFAMVLDVVGQVDKHARDVAWYTGGRFT; the protein is encoded by the coding sequence ATGCAATTCGCGGGTAGCCATATCCTTTCCGTAGGACAGTTCGAGCGGTCGGACGTGGAGGCTGTTTTTGAGGTGGCCGATGCCATGCAGCCCTATGCCCGACGCCGCAAAGTGACCCGTGTTCTCGAAGGCGCGATCCTCGGTTCGATGTTTTTTGAACCCAGCACACGGACGCGGGTGAGCTTTGGCAGCGCTTTTAATCTCCTGGGCGGAGAGGTTCGGGAGACAACGGGGATCGAGAACTCCGCTATTGCCAAGGGTGAATCCCTGTATGACACGGCGCGGGTACTATCGGGCTACTCCGATGTGGTCGCCATGCGTCACCCCGAGGTCGGGTCCGTAGCGGAATTTGCGGCGGCCAGTCGCGTGCCGGTGATCAATGGTGGCGACGGCAGTAACGAGCATCCTACGCAGGCTTTACTTGATCTCTATACGATCCGCAGCGAGCTGTCTGCTCAGGGCCGGGGAATTGATGCTCTGCGTATCGCCATGGTGGGTGACCTGCGTTTTGGCCGTACGGTGCACAGTCTGTGTAAGCTCCTCTGCCTCTTTGACGGCGTGAGCGTAACCCTGGTATCCCCTGACGAGTTGCGGATGCCCGCTGAAATCGTGGAAGCCCTGCGTGAGGCAGGGCACTCGGTGCTGGAAAGCGATGCCATGGAAGAGGGGATAACCCACGTTGATATCGTATACAGCACGCGCCTGCAGGAGGAGCGTTTCGCGTCGCCGGAGGAAGCAAACCTGTACCGGGGCCGTTTTCGCCTGAACCAGCAGATTTACACCCGGCACTGTGATCCGAATACGGTGATTATGCATCCCCTGCCTCGGGATTCACGGGAGGCTGCCCGGGAACTTGATGACGACCTCAACGAAAACCCCAACCTGGCCATTTTCAGGCAAACGGACAACGGTGTGCTGGTGCGTATGGCGCTGTTTGCCATGGTCCTGGACGTGGTGGGGCAGGTCGACAAACATGCCCGGGATGTGGCCTGGTACACCGGTGGCCGGTTCACGTGA
- a CDS encoding fumarate hydratase — translation MTVIRQDDFIDSVADALQFISYYHPVDFVQAVHKAWEMEQNPAAKDAMAQILINSRMCAQGHRPICQDTGIVTVFLEVGMGVRWDAKLSVSEMINEGVRRAYTHSDNVLRASILSDPAGARKNTGDNTPAVIHMELVPGNTVDVRVAAKGGGSENKAKLAMLNPSDSIVDWVVKTVPTMGAGWCPPGMLGIGIGGTAEKAAVLAKESLMDPIDIFDLRERGPSNRVEELRLEIMDAVNRLGIGAQGLGGLTTVVDVKIKDFPTHAASLPVAMIPNCAATRHAHFTLDGSGPALQTPPDLNDWPDISWEAGDDVRRVNLDTVTREEVATWQPGDTLLLSGKMLTGRDAAHKKMQELIKSGEGLPEGVDLRDRFIYYVGPVDPVRDEVVGPAGPTTSTRMDKFTDFILEETGLLGMIGKAERGPTGIDAIRKHEAVYLMAVGGAAYLVSRAITSSRVVAFPELGMEAIYEFEVKDMPVSVAVDTRGTSVHMSGPSHWRGVIEEQALELI, via the coding sequence ATGACCGTAATTCGACAGGATGACTTCATCGACAGTGTTGCCGATGCCCTGCAGTTTATTTCGTACTACCACCCGGTGGATTTTGTGCAGGCGGTGCACAAAGCCTGGGAGATGGAGCAAAACCCCGCGGCAAAAGATGCCATGGCGCAAATTCTGATTAACTCCCGCATGTGCGCTCAGGGGCATCGTCCCATTTGCCAGGATACGGGCATCGTCACGGTATTCCTGGAAGTCGGCATGGGCGTTCGCTGGGACGCAAAGCTGTCGGTTAGCGAGATGATCAACGAGGGGGTGCGCCGGGCCTACACGCACTCCGACAATGTGCTGCGAGCGTCAATTCTCAGCGATCCCGCGGGCGCCCGTAAAAACACCGGTGACAACACCCCGGCGGTGATTCACATGGAGTTGGTGCCCGGAAACACCGTGGATGTGCGGGTGGCCGCCAAGGGCGGGGGCTCGGAAAACAAGGCGAAGCTTGCCATGCTGAATCCTTCGGACTCCATCGTGGACTGGGTGGTAAAAACCGTACCGACCATGGGCGCGGGGTGGTGCCCTCCGGGGATGCTGGGTATTGGTATTGGGGGCACCGCGGAAAAAGCCGCCGTGCTTGCCAAAGAGTCGCTGATGGATCCTATCGATATTTTTGACCTCCGGGAGAGGGGGCCTTCAAATCGCGTGGAGGAACTGCGTCTGGAGATTATGGATGCGGTGAACCGTCTGGGTATCGGTGCCCAGGGCCTGGGCGGACTTACTACGGTTGTGGATGTGAAAATCAAGGATTTTCCCACCCACGCTGCCTCTCTGCCTGTGGCCATGATTCCCAACTGTGCTGCGACCCGTCACGCCCATTTCACCCTCGATGGCAGCGGACCCGCTTTGCAGACGCCGCCGGATCTGAACGACTGGCCGGACATCAGCTGGGAGGCGGGAGACGACGTCCGCCGCGTCAACCTCGATACGGTCACCCGCGAAGAAGTGGCGACCTGGCAGCCCGGGGACACGCTCTTGCTCTCGGGCAAAATGCTTACGGGGCGCGATGCCGCCCACAAAAAGATGCAGGAGCTGATCAAGAGCGGTGAGGGCTTGCCCGAGGGTGTAGACCTTAGAGATCGCTTTATCTACTACGTCGGACCCGTTGATCCCGTGCGGGACGAGGTCGTCGGACCCGCGGGACCCACCACATCCACGCGGATGGACAAGTTTACGGACTTCATTCTCGAGGAGACCGGATTGCTGGGGATGATTGGCAAGGCCGAAAGAGGCCCTACGGGCATCGATGCCATACGCAAGCACGAGGCCGTCTACCTCATGGCCGTTGGGGGCGCGGCGTACCTGGTTTCCCGGGCGATCACCTCATCCCGGGTCGTCGCATTCCCGGAGCTGGGCATGGAAGCAATCTATGAGTTTGAAGTGAAAGACATGCCCGTCAGTGTCGCGGTGGATACCCGAGGCACATCGGTGCATATGTCCGGGCCCTCGCATTGGCGTGGCGTCATCGAAGAGCAGGCTCTTGAGCTCATCTGA
- the sbcB gene encoding exodeoxyribonuclease I, producing MSSSETFYWHDYETFGVDPAYDRPSQFAGLRTDLDLNLIGEPLVIYAQPPRDYVPHPDACLITGITPQTALAEGVVEAQFMSTILDEFMKPGTCAVGYNSLRFDDTVTRATLYRNLRDPYAREYGDGRSRWDLIDVVRTAYALRPEGLNWPTRDDGLPSFRLEDLCKANGLEQGQAHDALVDVKATIALARAIKDKQPRLFDWLFRQRFKQAVKPLLDPMAQPVLHVSGMFGARRANLGLILPLAVHYQNRNEVICADLSVDAALIIDLPAEELHRRLYTSNADLGEGEVRPGIKSVHINRCPVLLPEKMADAAVAERSGLDLAVCHGNLQRLRAYDERMPGALRDKLRAVSELSGREPETDPDRMLYSGGFIPKEDRRTLDRVLALTPEDLATTTVAFEDTRLEEMLFRYRARNYPETLNDEERARWEEYRFARISEGDGRSLNLEDLNGIIEERLIAAQITDRDRHVLEELQRWGDSLLA from the coding sequence TTGAGCTCATCTGAGACGTTTTACTGGCACGATTATGAAACCTTTGGCGTAGATCCCGCTTACGATCGCCCATCGCAGTTCGCGGGTCTGCGTACGGATCTGGATCTGAATCTCATCGGTGAACCCCTGGTGATCTACGCGCAGCCGCCGAGGGACTATGTGCCTCACCCTGACGCCTGCCTCATCACCGGCATTACGCCGCAAACAGCCCTGGCCGAGGGCGTCGTTGAGGCGCAGTTCATGAGCACCATCCTCGACGAGTTCATGAAGCCGGGCACCTGTGCCGTGGGCTATAACTCCCTGCGCTTTGATGACACGGTAACGCGCGCCACGCTCTATCGAAACCTTCGTGACCCCTATGCGCGGGAGTACGGCGATGGTCGATCGCGATGGGATCTTATCGATGTGGTGCGCACCGCTTATGCCTTGCGCCCCGAGGGCCTGAACTGGCCGACAAGAGACGATGGCCTGCCGAGCTTTCGCCTCGAGGATCTGTGCAAGGCCAATGGGCTTGAGCAGGGGCAGGCCCACGATGCCCTGGTCGATGTAAAGGCGACGATTGCTCTGGCTCGCGCCATCAAAGATAAACAGCCACGTTTGTTTGACTGGTTGTTCCGGCAGCGCTTCAAGCAGGCGGTAAAGCCACTGCTGGACCCCATGGCGCAACCGGTGCTGCACGTATCCGGTATGTTTGGCGCACGGCGGGCTAACCTGGGCCTGATCCTTCCTCTGGCGGTGCACTATCAGAACCGCAACGAAGTCATCTGCGCGGATCTCAGCGTTGATGCGGCGCTGATCATCGATTTGCCCGCGGAGGAGTTGCATCGACGGCTATACACGTCCAACGCCGATTTAGGTGAAGGCGAAGTGCGACCCGGAATCAAGTCCGTGCATATCAATCGATGCCCCGTGCTGTTACCCGAAAAAATGGCGGACGCCGCGGTCGCAGAGCGGTCGGGGCTTGATCTTGCTGTCTGTCATGGGAACCTCCAGCGATTGCGGGCCTATGATGAGCGCATGCCCGGGGCGCTCCGGGACAAGCTGCGAGCCGTGTCAGAGTTATCAGGAAGAGAGCCCGAGACCGATCCGGACCGCATGCTGTACAGCGGCGGGTTCATTCCGAAGGAAGACCGGCGGACCCTGGACCGCGTCCTTGCTCTGACTCCGGAAGATCTTGCCACCACCACCGTTGCCTTCGAGGATACCCGGCTTGAGGAAATGCTTTTTCGCTACCGCGCCCGCAATTATCCCGAGACGCTGAATGATGAAGAGCGGGCCCGCTGGGAGGAATACCGCTTTGCCCGTATCAGTGAAGGTGACGGCCGTAGTCTGAATCTCGAGGACCTTAACGGGATTATCGAAGAGCGCCTGATCGCGGCTCAGATTACCGATCGCGACCGACATGTTCTTGAAGAATTACAACGTTGGGGCGACAGCCTGCTCGCTTGA
- the ribF gene encoding bifunctional riboflavin kinase/FAD synthetase: protein MELLRGRSSLRAKIRPSVATIGAFDGVHLGHQTVISQLAEQGRKFDLPTTVVTFEPLPREYLAADSAPARLQSFRERFESLAALGVDRLLCLRFNETLRQMSAEEFAENIFVEGLGVRALVLGDDFRFGHDREGGFSLMESIGKREGFDTLATETIEVEGERVSSTRLRTALAAGDFATARACLGRDYEISGRVVYGRQLGRQIGSPTANIALRRRSVPLSGVFAVTVSGGGLDDAPAIASVGVRPTVEEGLKPNLEVHILDGDHTLYGQRISVRFLHKFREEERYESVEILKAKIHEDIEGARAWFALGTEERRIS, encoded by the coding sequence ATGGAGCTCCTTCGCGGCCGTAGCAGCCTGCGCGCAAAAATTCGCCCAAGCGTAGCGACCATCGGCGCCTTCGATGGCGTGCATCTGGGTCATCAGACTGTGATTTCCCAGCTGGCAGAGCAGGGCCGAAAATTTGATCTTCCCACTACGGTGGTAACCTTTGAACCCCTGCCCCGCGAGTATCTGGCGGCGGACTCAGCGCCCGCGCGTCTCCAGAGTTTTCGAGAGCGCTTTGAGTCCCTGGCGGCCCTGGGCGTAGACCGATTGCTGTGCCTTCGCTTTAACGAGACCCTGCGCCAGATGTCTGCTGAGGAGTTTGCCGAGAACATTTTTGTGGAGGGTTTGGGCGTTCGTGCCCTGGTGCTGGGAGATGATTTTCGCTTCGGCCATGACCGGGAGGGTGGTTTTTCTCTCATGGAGTCCATTGGCAAGCGGGAGGGCTTTGACACCCTGGCCACGGAAACCATCGAGGTGGAGGGCGAGCGGGTGAGTAGCACCCGCCTGCGCACAGCTCTGGCCGCCGGTGATTTTGCCACCGCCCGGGCCTGCCTGGGGCGGGACTACGAGATTTCCGGGAGGGTCGTTTACGGACGCCAACTGGGGCGGCAGATTGGCTCCCCGACGGCCAATATTGCCCTGCGGCGGAGAAGCGTTCCCCTAAGCGGCGTCTTTGCAGTGACCGTCTCGGGCGGGGGTCTGGATGATGCGCCAGCCATTGCCAGTGTCGGCGTCAGGCCCACCGTGGAGGAGGGGCTGAAACCCAATCTGGAGGTGCATATTCTCGATGGCGACCACACACTCTATGGTCAGCGCATCAGCGTGCGTTTCCTGCATAAGTTTCGAGAAGAAGAACGCTACGAGTCCGTGGAAATACTCAAGGCAAAAATACATGAAGACATTGAAGGAGCTCGTGCCTGGTTTGCATTGGGCACTGAGGAACGAAGAATCTCATGA
- the sodB gene encoding superoxide dismutase [Fe] — translation MAFELPALPYEQNALEPHISAETLEYHYGKHHKTYVDKLNGMVAGTAMESASLEDVIRQSEGGMFNNAAQVWNHTFYWNCLSPNGGGEPTGKLAEAINAAFGSFDKFKEEFSAAAAGNFGSGWTWLVQNTDGSVAISNTSNAGCPVTEDVTPLLTVDVWEHAYYIDYRNARPKYLEAFWNLVNWDFVSGNMA, via the coding sequence ATGGCTTTTGAACTACCCGCTCTTCCCTACGAGCAGAACGCCCTGGAACCCCATATCTCGGCAGAGACGCTGGAGTATCACTACGGCAAGCACCACAAAACCTACGTAGACAAGCTCAACGGCATGGTGGCCGGCACCGCAATGGAGTCCGCGAGCCTGGAAGACGTCATCCGCCAGTCTGAGGGCGGCATGTTCAACAATGCAGCTCAGGTCTGGAACCACACTTTTTACTGGAACTGCCTCTCCCCCAACGGTGGTGGCGAACCTACGGGCAAGCTGGCAGAGGCAATCAATGCGGCCTTTGGATCTTTCGACAAGTTCAAAGAAGAGTTTTCTGCGGCGGCGGCGGGCAACTTCGGCTCAGGCTGGACGTGGCTGGTACAAAACACCGATGGCTCTGTCGCCATCAGCAACACCAGCAATGCAGGCTGCCCCGTGACCGAAGACGTCACGCCGCTGCTCACCGTGGATGTCTGGGAGCACGCCTACTACATCGATTACCGCAATGCGCGACCCAAGTACCTGGAAGCGTTTTGGAACCTGGTTAACTGGGACTTTGTTAGCGGCAACATGGCGTAA